One stretch of Harmonia axyridis chromosome 1, icHarAxyr1.1, whole genome shotgun sequence DNA includes these proteins:
- the LOC123671708 gene encoding ras GTPase-activating protein-binding protein 1 isoform X1, which yields MLEKLIQNMVMEAPPSPQSVGREFVRQYYTLMHQAPNHLHRFYNNQSSFVHGGLEPANRDPTPVIGQKAIHLKIQQLNFRDCHAKITQVDSQATLGGGVVVQVTGELSNAGQPMRRFTQTFVLAAQAPKKYYVHNDIFRYQDEIICDEECEAETCSEPEEEANQEIAVIPEVPQQAPQVMPPFPLQPAMQPVPHMAAQPPQMMAPQPVPQVNGALHPEDFNIISAQAPVPSPVMSNPPNLPSAPIPVMHAAMVVPSASPPAVIEENIVEQVEEPRPAFVEAVEPEPEQQEFSVESISTSNEPKTYANLLKSTTYPTTATQTSPQQIQPPQQQQPQPPVNPQTFPPKTTSPTFNQPGRNGNRNNRNGHQNARLPRQDQSRMSGGRTDEAGVFVDDRRKSQTNNYSDSNQLFLGNLPHNATEEELRDIFSDFGPIVDLRVHSKGANKNGMAGGRTPPNYGFITFETQQGVQNCLAARPIYFPKGKEGGTPLNVEEKKTKDRPSYGGRPNNDNRNRDRDNTQRRGPNGPNRNGTNGNNGAGSQPNRPTYNNRNGPTNRGPPANNTYNNRR from the exons ATG TTGGAAAAACTTATCCAAAATATGGTAATGGAGGCACCACCTTCTCCACAGAGTGTTGGCAGGGAGTTTGTAAGGCAATATTACACCCTTATGCATCAGGCCCCCAATCATCTTCATAG GTTCTACAATAACCAATCATCTTTCGTCCATGGAGGTTTGGAACCAGCTAACCGTGATCCAACCCCTGTGATCGGTCAGAAGGCCATACACCTGAAGATCCAACAACTGAACTTCAGGGACTGCCATGCCAAAATCACTCAGGTGGATTCTCAGGCTACCTTGGGCGGAGGTGTTGTGGTGCAGGTGACAGGTGAGTTGTCCAACGCTGGACAGCCCATGCGCCGTTTCACCCAGACCTTCGTGCTGGCTGCTCAGGCCCCCAAGAAGTATTACGTCCATAACGATATCTTCCGCTACCAGGATGAAATCATCTGCGACGAG GAATGCGAAGCGGAGACTTGTTCTGAGCCAGAGGAAGAGGCTAACCAAGAAATAGCTGTTATTCCTGAGGTTCCCCAACAAGCTCCTCAAGTAATGCCGCCATTCCCTCTGCAGCCGGCCATGCAGCCTGTTCCTCATATGGCTGCTCAACCTCCGCAGATGATGGCCCCTCAACCTGTACCACAGGTTAACGGAGCTCTTCATCCTGAAGACTTCAATATTATCTCTG CTCAAGCGCCAGTACCAAGTCCGGTGATGAGCAATCCACCAAACCTACCTTCAGCACCAATTCCAGTGATGCACGCCGCCATGGTTGTTCCTAGTGCCAGCCCTCCGGCTGTCATCGAGGAGAATATCGTCGAGCAGGTGGAGGAACCCAGACCCGCCTTCGTCGAGGCCGTAGAACCCGAGCCTGAACAGCAGGAATTCTCGGTTGAGTCGATTTCAACCTCCAACGAACCCAAGACATACGCCAACCTACTCAAGTCCACCACCTACCCAACCACCGCAACGCAGACCTCACCGCAGCAAATCCAACCTCCTCAGCAGCAACAACCCCAGCCTCCAGTCAATCCTCAAACTTTCCCACCTAAAACCACGTCTCCCACTTTCAACCAACCCGGTAGGAATGGAAATAGGAACAACCGCAACGGTCACCAAAACGCACGTTTGCCCAGGCAAGATCAGAGTAGGATGTCCGGCGGAAGAACCGACGAAGCTGGAG TTTTCGTAGATGATAGGAGGAAAAGCCAAACGAATAATTATTCTGATAGCAACCAGCTTTTCTTGGGAAATCTACCTCACAATGCGACCGAAGAAGAGCTTAGGGACATCTTCAGTGACTTTGGACCTATTGTAGACCTGAGAGTACACAGCAAGGGTGCCAACAAGAACGGTATGGCTGGTGGCCGAACTCCACCCAACTACGGATTCATTACGTTTGAAACCCAGCAAGGTGTACAAAATTGTCTTGCTGCCAGA CCTATTTACTTCCCGAAAGGAAAGGAAGGTGGAACTCCCCTCAAcgtagaagaaaaaaaaacgaaagatcGTCCATCGTACGGAGGAAGACCTAACAACGACAATAGGAACCGCGACAGAGACAACACACAGAGAAGAGGCCCCAACGGACCTAACCGCAATGGCACTAACGGAAACAATGGTGCTGGCAGCCAACCAAACAGACCCACATATAACAATCGGAATGGACCGACCAACCGTGGCCCTCCCGCTAACAATACCTACAACAACCGTCGCTAA
- the LOC123671708 gene encoding ras GTPase-activating protein-binding protein 1 isoform X2, producing MVMEAPPSPQSVGREFVRQYYTLMHQAPNHLHRFYNNQSSFVHGGLEPANRDPTPVIGQKAIHLKIQQLNFRDCHAKITQVDSQATLGGGVVVQVTGELSNAGQPMRRFTQTFVLAAQAPKKYYVHNDIFRYQDEIICDEECEAETCSEPEEEANQEIAVIPEVPQQAPQVMPPFPLQPAMQPVPHMAAQPPQMMAPQPVPQVNGALHPEDFNIISAQAPVPSPVMSNPPNLPSAPIPVMHAAMVVPSASPPAVIEENIVEQVEEPRPAFVEAVEPEPEQQEFSVESISTSNEPKTYANLLKSTTYPTTATQTSPQQIQPPQQQQPQPPVNPQTFPPKTTSPTFNQPGRNGNRNNRNGHQNARLPRQDQSRMSGGRTDEAGVFVDDRRKSQTNNYSDSNQLFLGNLPHNATEEELRDIFSDFGPIVDLRVHSKGANKNGMAGGRTPPNYGFITFETQQGVQNCLAARPIYFPKGKEGGTPLNVEEKKTKDRPSYGGRPNNDNRNRDRDNTQRRGPNGPNRNGTNGNNGAGSQPNRPTYNNRNGPTNRGPPANNTYNNRR from the exons ATGGTAATGGAGGCACCACCTTCTCCACAGAGTGTTGGCAGGGAGTTTGTAAGGCAATATTACACCCTTATGCATCAGGCCCCCAATCATCTTCATAG GTTCTACAATAACCAATCATCTTTCGTCCATGGAGGTTTGGAACCAGCTAACCGTGATCCAACCCCTGTGATCGGTCAGAAGGCCATACACCTGAAGATCCAACAACTGAACTTCAGGGACTGCCATGCCAAAATCACTCAGGTGGATTCTCAGGCTACCTTGGGCGGAGGTGTTGTGGTGCAGGTGACAGGTGAGTTGTCCAACGCTGGACAGCCCATGCGCCGTTTCACCCAGACCTTCGTGCTGGCTGCTCAGGCCCCCAAGAAGTATTACGTCCATAACGATATCTTCCGCTACCAGGATGAAATCATCTGCGACGAG GAATGCGAAGCGGAGACTTGTTCTGAGCCAGAGGAAGAGGCTAACCAAGAAATAGCTGTTATTCCTGAGGTTCCCCAACAAGCTCCTCAAGTAATGCCGCCATTCCCTCTGCAGCCGGCCATGCAGCCTGTTCCTCATATGGCTGCTCAACCTCCGCAGATGATGGCCCCTCAACCTGTACCACAGGTTAACGGAGCTCTTCATCCTGAAGACTTCAATATTATCTCTG CTCAAGCGCCAGTACCAAGTCCGGTGATGAGCAATCCACCAAACCTACCTTCAGCACCAATTCCAGTGATGCACGCCGCCATGGTTGTTCCTAGTGCCAGCCCTCCGGCTGTCATCGAGGAGAATATCGTCGAGCAGGTGGAGGAACCCAGACCCGCCTTCGTCGAGGCCGTAGAACCCGAGCCTGAACAGCAGGAATTCTCGGTTGAGTCGATTTCAACCTCCAACGAACCCAAGACATACGCCAACCTACTCAAGTCCACCACCTACCCAACCACCGCAACGCAGACCTCACCGCAGCAAATCCAACCTCCTCAGCAGCAACAACCCCAGCCTCCAGTCAATCCTCAAACTTTCCCACCTAAAACCACGTCTCCCACTTTCAACCAACCCGGTAGGAATGGAAATAGGAACAACCGCAACGGTCACCAAAACGCACGTTTGCCCAGGCAAGATCAGAGTAGGATGTCCGGCGGAAGAACCGACGAAGCTGGAG TTTTCGTAGATGATAGGAGGAAAAGCCAAACGAATAATTATTCTGATAGCAACCAGCTTTTCTTGGGAAATCTACCTCACAATGCGACCGAAGAAGAGCTTAGGGACATCTTCAGTGACTTTGGACCTATTGTAGACCTGAGAGTACACAGCAAGGGTGCCAACAAGAACGGTATGGCTGGTGGCCGAACTCCACCCAACTACGGATTCATTACGTTTGAAACCCAGCAAGGTGTACAAAATTGTCTTGCTGCCAGA CCTATTTACTTCCCGAAAGGAAAGGAAGGTGGAACTCCCCTCAAcgtagaagaaaaaaaaacgaaagatcGTCCATCGTACGGAGGAAGACCTAACAACGACAATAGGAACCGCGACAGAGACAACACACAGAGAAGAGGCCCCAACGGACCTAACCGCAATGGCACTAACGGAAACAATGGTGCTGGCAGCCAACCAAACAGACCCACATATAACAATCGGAATGGACCGACCAACCGTGGCCCTCCCGCTAACAATACCTACAACAACCGTCGCTAA
- the LOC123671709 gene encoding SPARC: MKLYWISFIFLLVCLVNDISADKPKKHKKYRKPHKVAPEAITKLKSDEKKIASSENAEVPPEVDRNIMDPCLKVHCGAGRICQLDEVGEPQCVCIPSCPEESDSRRKVCSNHNETWSSDCAVYQQRCLCQTGKDSCKGPNYKHVHIDYYGECREMPECTKEEMVDFPRRMRDWLFNIMRDLADRDELTSHYLEMEREAESNMTRRWSNAAIWKFCELDGNPPDRSVSIHELFPIRAPLMALEYCIAPFLKSCDADDNHRITLKEWAKCLELDEDEIEDRCEKITEE; this comes from the exons ATGAAGTTATATTGGATATCATTCATATTCCTGTTGGTTTGTCTAGTCAATGATATATCTGCAGATAAACCA aaaaaacataAGAAATACAGGAAACCACATAAGGTAGCTCCCGAGGCAATTACCAAACTCAAGTCTGACGAGAAGAAAATTGCTAGTTCAGAAAATGCTGAAGTACCGCCAGAAGTTGACAGAAATATCATGG ATCCATGCCTGAAAGTACACTGTGGCGCTGGAAGAATCTGCCAGTTAGACGAAGTAGGAGAACCTCAATGCGTCTGCATCCCTTCTTGTCCAGAGGAAAGCGACTCAAGAAGAAAGGTCTGCTCCAACCACAATGAGACTTGGTCATCTGACTGCGCAGTCTATCAGCAAAGATGCTTGTGTCAAACAGGCAAAGATAGTTGCAAAGGTCCAAATTACAAGCACGTCCATATTGACTATTATGGCGAATGCAGAGAAATGCCT GAGTGTACAAAAGAGGAGATGGTAGATTTTCCACGTCGTATGAGGGATTGGCTTTTCAACATAATGAGAGATCTTGCTGACCGTGACGAACTGACCTCTCATTATCTGGAGATGGAACGTGAAGCAGAATCCAACATGACTAGAAGATGGAGTAATGCGGCAATTTGGAAATTCTGCGAATTGGACGGAAACCCACCAGATAG ATCTGTGTCAATCCACGAACTTTTCCCCATAAGGGCTCCACTGATGGCTCTCGAATATTGCATAGCTCCTTTCTTGAAATCTTGCGATGCAGATGATAATCACAGGATCACATTGAAAGAATGGGCTAAATGTTTGGAGCTAGATGAG gacGAAATTGAAGATAGAtgtgaaaaaattacagaaGAATAA